A single genomic interval of Helianthus annuus cultivar XRQ/B chromosome 6, HanXRQr2.0-SUNRISE, whole genome shotgun sequence harbors:
- the LOC110945089 gene encoding F-box protein At5g18160 encodes MSDYLPIEIQVEILKKLPVKSLIQCRSVSKAWKSLIDSSDFIAHYSGQQQHLLVSYHDDFDRKYVSVVDDDAFPRHKVPLTVPVPVDMLKHSRIIGSSHGLLCLYSGYGETAVVWNISIRRAVAVNVPNVGDYYRYGAVLGFGVCGETNDPKIVKITPMDSTSSIPWQIDVFTLSIGAWRRPYSTNLPRKSLNFDCSLLGVVVDGDFCWLATDRITMDGERWSVNLIISFDLTSEEFTEINLPDALAHLERLHLSMSKLRESLVLIQGYLCNEDVFHVWMMEDDVPKLFTKMFTICIPGVVVLGVLEFRKSGEPIIEILDSSCDPYEDDSSLVVYEPCSKHITHLGISGMCSFFLSCYMGSCLGISGMCSFSSYSYKETLLLLDHPDLTTYDI; translated from the coding sequence ATGTCAGACTACTTACCGATCGAAATTCAAGTGGAAATCCTGAAAAAGCTTCCTGTGAAATCGTTAATTCAATGTCGCTCGGTCTCTAAAGCATGGAAGTCTCTCATCGACAGCTCCGATTTTATTGCACATTATAGCGGCCAACAGCAACATCTACTTGTAAGTTATCATGATGATTTTGACCGAAAATACGTTtcagttgttgatgatgatgctttTCCCCGACATAAAGTGCCTTTGACTGTTCCCGTACCTGTTGACATGCTTAAACATTCTAGAATAATCGGCAGCTCTCATGGCTTGTTGTGTTTGTATTCTGGTTATGGCGAGACCGCTGTTGTTTGGAATATTTCAATTAGAAGAGCTGTTGCTGTTAATGTGCCTAATGTAGGAGATTATTATCGATATGGAGCTGTTCTAGGTTTTGGGGTTTGTGGTGAAACCAATGACCCTAAGATTGTCAAGATTACGCCTATGGACAGTACAAGTAGCATCCCTTGGCAAATTGATGTTTTTACCTTAAGCATAGGGGCTTGGAGACGTCCTTATAGCACCAATCTGCCTCGTAAATCATTAAACTTCGACTGTTCTCTGTTAGGTGTAGTTGTAGATGGAGATTTTTGTTGGCTTGCAACTGATAGGATTACTATGGATGGTGAACGTTGGTCTGTTAATTTGATTATTTCATTTGATTTGACAAGTGAAGAATTTACAGAAATAAACCTCCCAGATGCTTTAGCACACCTCGAACGTCTTCATCTGTCCATGTCGAAACTTAGGGAGTCTCTTGTTCTGATTCAAGGTTACCTGTGCAATGAAGACGTTTTCCATGTATGGATGATGGAGGATGACGTTCCAAAATTGTTTACAAAGATGTTCACTATTTGTATACCAGGTGTAGTAGTTCTAGGAGTATTGGAATTTAGGAAGAGTGGTGAACCTATAATTGAAATTTTAGACTCTTCTTGTGATCCATATGAAGACGATTCATCGCTTGTTGTTTATGAACCTTGCTCAAAACACATCACTCATCTTGGGATTAGTGGAATGTGTTCATTTTTTTTGTCTTGCTACATGGGAAGTTGTCTTGGGATTAGTGGAATGTGCTCATTTTCTTCGTATTCTTACAAGGAGACACTACTTCTGCTTGATCATCCGGATCTTACAACTTATGACATTTGA